Part of the Deltaproteobacteria bacterium genome is shown below.
TTGCCATCCCTCGGGACACATAGTCGAAGTCGATCTTGCGACGCGCGGTGATGGCGTCTCGCACGAGCGAAAGCAAGCCTTCTTTGAGGCTTTCTCTCGGGCCGGCGCGCATGGCTAGTCCCTCGGCTTGCATGAGGGTCTCTAGGGTGGCATCAAAATCGCTTGGGGAGTGACGGCGCGATGCGGCGCGGAGCTTGACGGCGAGGTCGCGAAGGCCGCTGGCGCGTTCGGGGAGGCCGGCACGATCCAGACTACCGGTCGCCGCTTCAAGTTCGGCCAACTCTTTGGGTGAGACTTGGATGAAGGGATGTAACGCGCGCGACTGAAGCCGCCAACGAATACGCCGGTCACCGGTGTCCGTGTCGACGGTCTCCAGCGGTCCGAAAGCCGCCTCAACGGCGCCGCGCATCCGCTCGGCAGTGCGCCGGCTGACGGAGAACCCCTCCTGGATGTCGGCGATGGTAAGGCCACCCGGTCTTCCTTGAAGGTCGACGGCCAAACGAATGATCTCCGTAACGCGTTCGTAACGCATCCGCCAGGGTCTCTAGTCTCTCTGATCTGCCTATATCGTCTCAACGAAACTCGAGGCGGACGGCGGGCCAGTGGGCGCGGTGAAATAGCGCGCGTGGTTTGCGGTGCATACCCCCTCGCGCGGGTTCGGCCCCCACGTCCAGGTAACCCTCCCAAGGTTCGAACTGCCGCTCATTCAGCCCGACCAGCAGCCACTCAGGGTACACGCCACGATCAAAAGCGATTCTCTCAAGGAGTCCGTCCGCACCGAACTTGTCATAGTTCTCGTCCCATCCATAGTCGTGAAAGAGCAAGAGGAATGGCGGCCGCGTTCCGTCTTCCTGACAGTACAGGGCGTCATACATGGCATGACCGTCGCCGCCGATGAACAGTATCGCAAAACGCTCCGGGCCGTGGGTATCGTCATGGTCCTTGTCACGCTTGAGGACCAGATATAGGCGGAAGCGGGATTCATCAGCCCAGTCGGCAGCCTTGTCTAGCTCCCGCTCTGCAACGTGCGGCGTCCATCCGCCAGGGTGCAGAATCGCCTCGGCTACCTCTTCCTCGTGCTCCGCCTCGTAACCGTGGACCCCGGGCCCTGTACGGCGGTAAACACAGTCCCGGACGGTTTGCTCTGACACGCGGTAATCGACGTACACGAACGTGTGCGCCGCATGGGCTGGGTTACAGATTGCGACCGGGTGCCCATCCGTCCCGCAGCCGGGGTAATACACAGTCCTCGAGCCGAAGAAGCTGTCGTGGTCAAACCTCGGGGACGGTTGCTTGAGCCAGTCTGGAAACGGCTCGGGGTTCTGTTGCAAAGTCGTGACGATGGTCGGCATCAAGTACCTCCCCTGGCGCGGCAGACTCTCCAGTATCACACATTCACCCTACAAGCCGAAACCGACTCTACGTGCCCCAGCTGGTTTAGCCTCGCACTCCTTCCGCAGCATTGTCGTCAGCGCCTGTGGATCCCCCGAACAACCCAGAATCTCGGCTTTCCGGCTTACGACGGCGAAGTCGCCTGGGGTCAGGGTGGCAAGGCTCCCGACCGCGGCCGGGGGTTCAATACCGAAGAAAACACGGAACGCGGCCTTTACCTCCTCGGGAGAGAGATAGTCGAGGGCGATCTTGAACGTAAAGCGCCGCAGGGTGGCGGGGTCGAGGCGCTCGCCGAGATTGGTGGTGCAGGCGAAGGGAAGCGGGTGGCTTTCCATCCATGTCAGCATCTCGTTGACTTGACTAACCTCCCAGCTACGGACGGCCAGGCGCCGGTCGGCCAGCAGCGAATCGGCTTCGTCGAAGACCAGGAACGCTTCGGCGTCGCGCGCTTCGGCAAAGGCTTCGGCGACGTTCCTTTCGGTTCCACCAACCCACATCGACATGAGATCGGACGCACGTTTCTGGATGACTTCGAGTCTGAGCCTGTCGGCCAGATGGCGGACGAACGCGCTCTTGCCGACTCCCGGCGGTCCCTGCAGGCATAGCGAGAAGTGACGTGCGCCGTTCTTGGCAAGGCGGTCCGCGAGTTCCACCGGGTCCAGGTCCGCGCGGATTAGCTCAGGATCGTACCTGTCCGGCGTCTGTTGAGCTGGTGGCCTGTCGCCGGACAACACTCTGGCAAGACCGCGCACGCCGCGGCGCACGTCCGCAAGTGTCCCGCCTCCGAGCCGGGCCGCCGCCGTGACTCCCGAGGCCACGCCCGGCGTTACGTCGAATTCCCGTGCCAGGGCACGGGCATCCTCCTCAGTCGATTCTATCCCGTGGTGCGTAAGCTGCCGCGCCCAGATCCGCGCCCGGATCTTGGGAGGGGGTTGCCGCAGTTCCAGGGCGAACATCATGCGGCGCAAAAGAACGGGACTGGTCCACCGGGCAGCGTTCGATGTCCACAGGATTGGTACCGGAGTCTGCTCCAGCAGGCGGTTCATGAACACCTTCGAGCCCTCCGCAGAACGTACAGGAACATGGCCGTGGCCGAACCTCCCCTCCAGCCACCCTCCCTGCACGGAGAGCAGATCCTCCATCTCATCGAATAGTACGATGGATCGAGAGTTTCCGGCAAGTAGGCCTTGTGCAAGCCGGAGCTCCTGCATCCTCTCTCGGCGGGAAGGTTCGCTTCCGGAGGCATCCGATTCGCCGGCCACGTAAAGCGGCGCTTCGAGCCTTGCAGCCAGAGTCTTGCAGAACTCCGTCTTGCCGGTGCCTGGCGGCCCGTAAACGAGCACGTTGACGCCCTCTTGGTCGCTCCGCAACGCCCCGTTCAGAATCCGTTCGAGTTGGTCGCGGTCGCTGCCAACATGGTCGAAGTCGGACCAGTGCAGTTCGCCCGGGCCAGCTTGGTCGAGCAGCAAGCCATGCACATCGGAACCGGCCTCTTGCGGAAGCCAGTGCAGCCGGGTCAACCGTTCGGGGATCGTCACATCTCCGTCGTCATCGATAGACATAAGCCCGGAAGTCAGGAGAGGAGCGTCGGGCGCAAACCGGCTGTAGACGGTGCCGGCCGACAGACCAAGCAAGCATGGCAGCAATGGGCTCCCCACCTTGAAGCCTCTCCCGTTCCATTCTCTCGCGTCATCAATGTCGTTAATCAATGAATCGACAAGTGACCCCGTCCGATAGCGCAACGCCAGTTCCAGGAGCGCCGCATCGGTCCGGGAAAGACGGGTGGCCTTTGCCAGAAGCCTAACGCGTCGCGCTGTCCGATCCGGGCGTGCCGGGCCGGCCGCTGCCAGCGTGTTCCTCAAGATCTCTGCCACACGCTGCCACTCGGGCCTCGGAACTTCCCGGTCTCGCGTACGACGCTGCATTGCGTCTTCCGCAGTGTCGCCCGGCCTTGTGGGGTAGCGAAACCCCAATTCCCCTTCATGAAGCTTGAGCCAGCGCGCCAGGTGCGGTGCCTCGTCGTCGCGGCTGCGGAGGCGCGAGACGAGGTTCGACAGATAGAATAGGACGAGACGGCGTTCGTAGGTGGAAGGCATGACATCTCCTCTTTCAAAACTTCGATGGGAGGATTCTACCAACGCCATGCGTCAGATTTGGACGTACTCTCCCGTTACGCCCGGATTTCTTTTTTGCTGACCCGCGTCTGGTGTCCATGTGGCGAAGTGCACGGTACCGCCAGAAACTGCACAGGCGTCGGCAGCAACGCTGAACAGAAGTTCAGCAGCGATAGCGTCCACGGTTGAGATCCAGACATGCGTCGCCTTGTTTGTTTAGCTTGGCGTGAGGGTCAACACGGTCTTCGAGGCGGTCGGGGACGCTCTGGCCAAGCAAGGTCACCGTCGCGGGGTTCGGCACGTGTTCGCGAGGAAGAGTCGGGCGGCACGGACGGGGAAAACCCCAAACCCGGGAGAACATTGCCATCGCCGCATCGAAGGCGCCGTCGTTCAAGGCAGGGAAAGCGCTTCCATACGGGTTGCACCAGGAGCCGGGCGGTGCCCG
Proteins encoded:
- a CDS encoding WYL domain-containing protein, coding for MRYERVTEIIRLAVDLQGRPGGLTIADIQEGFSVSRRTAERMRGAVEAAFGPLETVDTDTGDRRIRWRLQSRALHPFIQVSPKELAELEAATGSLDRAGLPERASGLRDLAVKLRAASRRHSPSDFDATLETLMQAEGLAMRAGPRESLKEGLLSLVRDAITARRKIDFDYVSRGMARRSRQRVRPYGVLYGNRAFLVGRTDRGSDTRLWRLANVSEARITDETFERDSAFDLRRYAERSFGTFQERPVEVVLRFDADAAPDAKEFQFHPSQTTVENSDGSLTVRFEAGGTEEICWHLVTWGENVRIVEPSSLHQRLVELCASLAAHHRRQ
- a CDS encoding AAA family ATPase, producing MPSTYERRLVLFYLSNLVSRLRSRDDEAPHLARWLKLHEGELGFRYPTRPGDTAEDAMQRRTRDREVPRPEWQRVAEILRNTLAAAGPARPDRTARRVRLLAKATRLSRTDAALLELALRYRTGSLVDSLINDIDDAREWNGRGFKVGSPLLPCLLGLSAGTVYSRFAPDAPLLTSGLMSIDDDGDVTIPERLTRLHWLPQEAGSDVHGLLLDQAGPGELHWSDFDHVGSDRDQLERILNGALRSDQEGVNVLVYGPPGTGKTEFCKTLAARLEAPLYVAGESDASGSEPSRRERMQELRLAQGLLAGNSRSIVLFDEMEDLLSVQGGWLEGRFGHGHVPVRSAEGSKVFMNRLLEQTPVPILWTSNAARWTSPVLLRRMMFALELRQPPPKIRARIWARQLTHHGIESTEEDARALAREFDVTPGVASGVTAAARLGGGTLADVRRGVRGLARVLSGDRPPAQQTPDRYDPELIRADLDPVELADRLAKNGARHFSLCLQGPPGVGKSAFVRHLADRLRLEVIQKRASDLMSMWVGGTERNVAEAFAEARDAEAFLVFDEADSLLADRRLAVRSWEVSQVNEMLTWMESHPLPFACTTNLGERLDPATLRRFTFKIALDYLSPEEVKAAFRVFFGIEPPAAVGSLATLTPGDFAVVSRKAEILGCSGDPQALTTMLRKECEAKPAGARRVGFGL